acattatcttGGTGAGGCGTGACAGATCCTCCACCGTCCGCGTCTCTTTGCTGTCTAACGTGCGGATCTGGATCCACATCAAAAATTTTATAGTCCCAGAGTattaatgtcattattttttaaataatatttttatggataTTTCTAATATGAATTTTCCACAGTAATGGGTTTTTATAGAAGAGATTATGAAACCGTATCACTGCGGAGTCATATCTGGGTCCATAAATAATTATACTAGTTATGATAGTTAGACTAGTTAGTCACACacgtgtccctgcagcacagaagcagtagaaatagacaacaatacactgtatgagtcacaattatacatttctcttttatgacagaaatcatcaggatattaagtaaagatcatgttcatgaagatatttagtaaatctcctactgtaaacatatcaaaacttagtttttgattagtaatatgcattgctaagaacttcatttgaacaattttaaagatgattttctcaatatttagattttttgacaccatcagattccagattttctaatattgTCCTcttaacaaaccagacatcactggagagatgatttattcaccTTCAGAGGATGCATGaatctgactggttttgtgctccagggtcgtGTTTACATCTGAACATGTGCGTGACAAACACTCGTGAACGCGCGTGACATCCAACTGTCAGTCAGCGCTACGCGCGCGCGCGCTGGAACGGGCGTCATGGACGCGCACCAGTGAATCGCGCGCGGCTCTGAGCAGGAAGTTTTCTGGATGAATCCGGATCAGCTGCGAGAGCAAGAAGCGGATCGGAAGCGGATCTCACCTGCTTCCCGCGGTAGAAGAGCCTCTGCTGCTCCGGCTTCACGTTGAAGATGTCGCGGATCTTGACGCGCAGCGACTCGATCTTCGTGAGGCGCGACAGATCCTCCACCGTCCGCGTCTCTTTGCCGTCGATCGTGCGGATCTGGATCCACATCGTCGCTCCGCGCCTATCGACCGACTAGCGTCAAACACGAGCGAGCGAGCGACGCGGGAAGCGCGCGTGTTTGGGGGGCGTCGGGGGCGCGAGCGAGCGCGCTCCTCTGCGGGGGAAACGCGCGTCTTGTAAACGGGGGTCACGCCAAGTCTCGCGAGGAGAGGGAAAATCTCGCGAAATGTACGTTAAATACGCGGGAAAAACAGTGCTTTTAAAGAGACAGagacactttaaaaaaacattctaaagaGAAGTTTAGAGGAAAaactgtgtaaaaaaacaaaagtaaaaaatatacaaataagatTAATATAACCGattaagtaaatacatttaaaataaaattaataagtaaaataaaaaacagattcaCACAGTAAATagaaatttgaataaaataattgatcacatatattaaaataaacatacctAGAATAAAAACATGATGGAAAATCTCATGAAATATAAATACATGGTGCTTTTACAGAGACAATCTTCTGAAGCATATTTTGTTCTTTGTGATACAAGGAACCAGCCTcagtaattatattataattagatTGTAATACATGGACTTGATAATTAATCTTTCCGAGTTATCTATAAATGCTTAACTATTTTAACCCTTAAACTATATTAAACAGCTGTTCTTCTCGATGTcaacattattacaattattacttatttattaatcatattaatcgttaaaataactatataattatttaaatatataaaaataataatatattacttaataattaaatataggtTATTTATAAACcgtataatacatttatattattaaaaataataattaacaatgatCTATTATCGTATTATTTTGTAATTGATTGTTTTCCATAATGTTCATGtcgttttattaatttatcactGAATTGCTGAAAGGTGATAATTCAGTGAATAAAAAGCAACATTCATAACCTGTATTGATCTCAGAatcaggaaggtttttttttttggtgtttatcATCGTAACTGAATGGAGGAAAATGTCTTTTGAGACTCTACTCTGCTGCCTTGCCAGTCTGAAGAGTATGTGTATGTGTTCCTTGAGATTACTTATGTTAATAAcgtttttagcactaaaaataaaaatactacgcTGGTGGGCGGGGCATACGTCGACGTATTGCTCCGGAGGCGTgtttatgtaaatgtttatactccGATGACGTCACCTGGCCCCTCGGCCCCAAACAAGCAGTTTTTGTGGCTTAAATTCTTCGCAGgacgttttaatggtacaaaCACCTCTTACATGCCAAAAGATCAAGacaatcaaatttaatttctaaaaataaaccTTGTGCATTTACCTGGCATCTGTAACAACAAATGAATAAACACCTTTagtaaataaattacagtaattcAATTTAGATTCAATTAATAAATATCTTGCATTAAGAAACTGctgtaagtgctataacaagacATTAAAGATAATTAATAAAAGTCAAAATCAACTGAAATCAAGAGCTTACATATGCAAATGAGAATTTTTTGTACATGAtagaaaatgaaacatttaaaagaaattataaaaagtaCACAACTCATGTCTGTctttaaataatggttttattATCACAGAAGCTGTATAATGTACCACTACAGAGAAGAAAGAGGCTCAAAACGATGTGGAAAATAAATTGAAGTATGGAGAGGAACGCGAGTATAAGAGTGAAAGACTAAACACACTTCTGATGTACACAATCAGGACAGGACCGCTGGAGAAGAGCGCTTCGGACGCCTCGACTTCAGGGTTTGTACCACATTCAGAgagaaatcaatcaatcacatgCTCCCGATTCATCAGTCCAGAACatgtaacaaacaaacacactccgAGGTAAAAACTGACCATAAACGTCAAACAGAGGAGAAAAACCTTACCAATGGGGTCAGAAAAATAACCTCGTTTGGCCTTTGATTTAAGAGGATTTTTCTTACTCCATCGGTGGATATTTTTGCTCGTTTTAGGCAGAAACTAACCTAATCTGGATaatattttcagaaaacaagacaaaatatcttgagtcattttacttcaaGTAAATGCATCCGGATTCAAGAACTTACAGATATTTATActaaaaaaacaagaaatatacTAAGAAAGAAAATCCTTTTTTGCGGTGTGTGTACTCAACTGTGCTGTTCAGGGACGTCAGGAATAAGAACTAAACTGTGCTTTTAACAAACTCTCTCCGAATTAGAAGAAAAGCATTTAGTCACCCATCTTTCATTCACTAGTGCACTATAAATAGTGACTAAATACAGTTATATAGTGTGTTTAAAGCACATTTTAGGTCATATTCACAGTTAAAATAGCACAGTTGATTACACTAAAGAATGACTTTAAGTATGTGAAGTACAAAACTTGTGCGCCAAAACAGAGTACACTTATTATTAACCTTGAAGAGCAGAACATCCAAAAACATAGAAATGAGCTTTTGTAGACTGCAGGAAATCAAACCAAGGGCGTTGAAAGCAAGCGGAGAACAGCACGGTCTGGACGCTGAGCTCCGTCTGAAGCCTGTAGACGGTCCGAGCGGTCCACACGCTGCAGACGGAGAGCGTCTCAGAGGAATGAGAGGAGGCTAGTCTTCATCCGAGGAATCCCTGTCAAAGTTGTAGGCCATGAAGAGAACGTCAGGTCGAGCGGGGACCAGAGCGTGGCCCGGTTTCACCATCTCAAAGCCCAGGAAGCTGAACGTACGCATCAGTTTCACTACAagagaggaacacacacacaggtcagagcagcacacacacacagagagagatcagcggagcacacacacacgagaTCGGAGCAGAGTCTGACGTACCTCGGTCGTCTCTGTTCTTATAAAAGCAGACAAACACACTGACGACCTTCAGATGTTCTTCAGCAAACTCCAGCAGAGAGACgaagctgaaacacacacacacacttcctcattAACACAGATCTGAGACGCTCTCAGTGTCCTCTAACATCCAGAACCATTCAATCACAGGGACATCAGCTAAACACAATTAGTCTAATTTgcgcatataaaaaaaaaaaaaatatatatatatatatatatatataccttattcaaaaatacttcatgatgaggaaaaaaaactaattaaatttatttagaaccaagagttcacattaccgtctccagtcacgagagggcgctctatgttttcagtgtagactacaggagaactgagcagcatagagcgccctctggcggctggagacggtaatgtgaactcttggttcatgtctcttggttcttgtcaaattaattttattggACTGGTTTActctatttcttatttatttgaaagTCATTCGTTTCAGATCTCTCtactattatacatttaaattctctttttttttttttttgtatttaaatcttatatttacattttaatcaaaattagtttattaattcagtctaatttgtattattgtattatcacatttttctattttatttaaatctctctctttttttaaccaagtaatactttatttttatcatatgtATTTAACTTTCCTATatattatttcagcattttaatcttaattaaacctttcattttacatttaagcCCCCCCCCAAACGTTTCCATGGACACCCAGCGCCCCCCTGTGGCCCCCGatgttgtgggtggttgtcaAGGTGTTGCTATGGTGTCGTGTGGTTGCTAGGCGCGCACCTCTCTTTGCTGCCCTCTGCAAATGGTTCGCAGGGAAGCTCCACAAACAGGGCGGGGCCTCGAAGCACCGCCTCCCATTGGATCACCCGGGAAACGGTGGGCCGGCTCTGGAAGTGCAGTATCCGGGGGCGACCGGCGCCAGCGGGCTCTTCGGTCACAGTCAACTTCCTGTCCTGAGGAGCCAATCAGAAGCAATAGTTCtcttaaatatacacagtatacacacattatgtaaacaaacttatttGGGATGCGACTAAAATCGTTTGACAGCGctataaataaaacaacttcctagaaacaaaacacttttaaatgtatttatttagtctaataaaaaaaaagcacctcAAATACACAAGTTCCTATTACACAGCCGTTTTCTGTTCAAAACTGGTTtatactggtttaaaaaaaataaaaaacatatatatggaCATTAAATCACTCCTTCCAAATGAACAGTGTGTGATGTAAAGAGGTCAGAGAAAGCGTGTGAACCTGCTGAACATGCAGAgttagacgtgtgtgtgtgtgtgtgtgtcatgacaGGATATGACACGTCTGACGCAGCACAACACGCCGGCCTGCTGACAGTGTGCTGAAGGTCTgatttttaaaacacaaaacacactgatGTTTACAGAGATCTGAGTGTTTCTGAGAACGCCGAACCCTTCAGAGGACATCTACATTCTCAGAAGATCATCTGACAGTGTGTTCTCACCGTCAGCCGCTGGACCACGACGGCTCCCGCTGGGTACGGTGTAGTGTGGAGCGGTGATGCAggatattaatattacattacgATATTAGAAGTGTGCATTATGCAGTGTGTAGTTTTATAGTGTGCAGATACTCACGGAGtacagctgctgctgctgtggtgGTGGTGCTGCGGTGGATGCGTGATCCCGTGCTCCATTCCCTCGCCCACCTGGGATCTTCAGAGGTGGGTGAGGGACATCAGGAACACCACAGAGGCCCCGGACCAGTGGATGTACTACAGCACAGcgacagactgagagagagagagagagagacacatcagacacacacacacacacacacacatctgatgcGCACCAGAGGAAGTCAGTCAGCCGTGACGCACTGACCCACCACCAGAACACCTACACACACATCAGACATCAAAAACAGCTATCTCTCAGGACTTTAAGACTTTGTGCTGTTTGTAAAGAGCCTGCTACTTTATATGGGTATCGTTttcttcaaataaaacaaaaaactgcataaagaaaattaatctaaataaattagatgaaaataatcaaataacaCGCAGTAATAGTAGAGAGTACACAAAAAATTAAATCAGTAATACAAACATACATTATCAAAATACACTAAGGAAAAAAGATTTGATTGAAAACATTACAACTCAAAACGTACATATCactaaaatatagtttttatttatattttacactttattttattattatatatattatatattatgtcttctcatttttgtgtgtatttagtCCATTAACTTTATTtgagatttatatttttagtaaatcaagctgagaaatgtttccttgAATCTAGTTTTTGGTTTTAGTTTCATTTACTGATTATAACCCTGGTAACAggaactaaatatttaaaaaatgccatgTGGCAGGACAACATTAGAggcgttttgttgttgttgtgttacgtttattaatttctaaatacTTCTTTAAAAGAATAGATTAGGTGggacatataattattattggcaaattttgtcatttttcatgGTTTGTTCAAATAGATATTTAGAAATTTGTACAACAAATTCAACGCCGTCATGGACATAATATAATCATCCAATTTCAacacaaaatactgtaaaataaaaatcaatataaaataaccaacactaatatttaaaaactaaaaacacgCGGCGCGATCAAAAGCCCGAGGCTGGTGACGTCATGACGACTTGTGTTACGTGCTCGTGAAAACGAGGCTTCGACGTCACAGCGCACAACAAAGCGACTTTAGAACGAAATCAACACAATAAGAGCGTTAATGATTTCGTGAAAAGCGAAAAAATTGTCGTATATCGCTGGGTGTAAAATCAGAGAATAATCAGATGTGTAGATGTGAGTTTAAAGGGCCACATCTGTTTAGGCCACAGATGCTAGCACAGGATTTCACTCAGATGGATTAAAGTGTAACATCTGAAGATCACACGGATAACAAATCAGGGTTTCCAACACCTTTAACCCCCTAAAAATATAACGTGCTGCGTGTTAGCTGACAAAAACTGCTGTCGCAAATGTTGAACGTGATGGAAAAAAGGCTGCTAATATTAGCATTGGCCTATCAGGCCCAGAGAGAAAATAACTCGCGATTAAAACTCCCCGCTCGTTAATTAACCCCAGCCTCCCGCACTATTATGACTTTATATAGTTGTATAAAGAGTGTTCTGCTTATGCTAACGGTTATATTTGTTGTTAAAGGACTCTCACCTCCCCATCATGTCGTTAATACTGTTACTGAGTGCCTCCATGATGTTGCTAGTCTCACACGGTTTATTTCCTTCTTTCTCGCGGGCAAAGCAATGACTGTTTAGGATCCGCTGGAGGTTGGATTTTACCATCCGGCCTCGGAAGAGTTCACGGCGGCTGTGTGTGCTCGACTGCAGTCGGCAGAAAGTGAGCAGCGCGGAGGCGGAGACGCGACTAAACGCCGTCCGCGCTACTACGGCGAAGGCGCGTGCTTCG
This genomic stretch from Carassius gibelio isolate Cgi1373 ecotype wild population from Czech Republic chromosome B21, carGib1.2-hapl.c, whole genome shotgun sequence harbors:
- the LOC127986323 gene encoding LOW QUALITY PROTEIN: ornithine decarboxylase antizyme 2-like (The sequence of the model RefSeq protein was modified relative to this genomic sequence to represent the inferred CDS: deleted 1 base in 1 codon); amino-acid sequence: MVKSNLQRILNSHCFAREKEGNKPCETSNIMEALSNSINDMMGSLSLCCSTSTGPGPLWCSDVPHPPLKIPGGRGNGARDHASTAAPPPQQQQLYSDRKLTVTEEPAGAGRPRILHFQSRPTVSRVIQWEAVLRGPALFVELPCEPFAEGSKESFVSLLEFAEEHLKVVSVFVCFYKNRDDRVKLMRTFSFLGFEMVKPGHALVPARPDVLFMAYNFDRDSSDED